Within Dysgonomonas sp. HDW5A, the genomic segment TGAAGAAAGGTAAGTATTATTATTATATAGCAGATCCGGGTTTTGATAAAATAAAATTAAGTGAGGATGATGTCATAAATAGATGGAGCCTAAATGACAATAAAGGGTATGCTATGATGTTTGAACCGAGCCCGCTTTTCTATAAAGAATCGGCTGCTTCAAAAGAATCAGGTTGTGGATGGTTAAATGGGCTATGGGGAATGTATCGAAACAAGATATCAGAGTATAAACATAAGTTTAGTTTAGCTTTGTTACTAGCCTTAGTGGCTATGATTACTTCCTGGACATTACCATTCTTTTTTCAAAAAATTGTCGATGATGGAGTTGTTGGTAAAAATATTCAACTAATATGCTGGATATTAATCATACAATTTATAATTGCAATAAGTAATTTTTTATCGAACTCTTTCAGTTCCATATTTTTAATGCAAACAAATTTTAAAATTAGCATACAAATGTTTACTGATTATTTGGTGAAAATAATCAGATTACCTATTGCCATGTTTGATAAAAAACAAAACAGTGATTTTGTTGTCCGGATGGATGATATTACTAGAATACAGAATTTTATCACTTCTGCAGGAATAGAATTTTTCCTCCTTTTTAGCAATCTTGTGGTATTTTCTGCTCTTTTGATATATTTTAATTTATATATATTTCTTGTTGTTATATCATTAGGTATTATGGGAGTTGTCTGGGCATCATTATTTCTGAAGAAGAGGAGGCATTTAGACTATCAATTAGTCACATTAAATGCTGAGAATCATTTAAGTGTCTATGAAATGATAACTGAAATGACTGAGGTAAAAGCAAATAATGCTCAGAATACCAAAGTTGGTCAATGGCGAGAGATATATGATAAGCAGGCGAAAACGTTTTTATCTTCTTTGTATTTAAATTATTGGCAGGTTCTTGGTCCACAATTTTTCAGCCGCCTGGAGAACTTATTCACAACAGCTATCTGTTCTTATCTGGTAATCTCTGGGAGTATGACTATTGGTACAATGTTAAGCATCTCATTCATCACTGCCCAGCTAAGTGCTCCAATGGATCGATTTATATATTTTCTAAGAAACTTGCAGGATGTTTCTCTATCAAGTGAAAGGGTTGGTGAAATACAAAGTATAGAAGATGAGGATTTCAATAGATGCACTAACCCTCCTGAAAGACTTGAGAAAGGAATCATTTTCGATCAAGTTTCAT encodes:
- a CDS encoding peptidase domain-containing ABC transporter is translated as MKFRYYKQLEEKDCGPTCLKMICKHYGKDYSIQSIRELCDITKVGTSMEDLKNAADKIGLDTLALKLDIENLKTIHLPVILYWKSSHYVILYKITLKKGKYYYYIADPGFDKIKLSEDDVINRWSLNDNKGYAMMFEPSPLFYKESAASKESGCGWLNGLWGMYRNKISEYKHKFSLALLLALVAMITSWTLPFFFQKIVDDGVVGKNIQLICWILIIQFIIAISNFLSNSFSSIFLMQTNFKISIQMFTDYLVKIIRLPIAMFDKKQNSDFVVRMDDITRIQNFITSAGIEFFLLFSNLVVFSALLIYFNLYIFLVVISLGIMGVVWASLFLKKRRHLDYQLVTLNAENHLSVYEMITEMTEVKANNAQNTKVGQWREIYDKQAKTFLSSLYLNYWQVLGPQFFSRLENLFTTAICSYLVISGSMTIGTMLSISFITAQLSAPMDRFIYFLRNLQDVSLSSERVGEIQSIEDEDFNRCTNPPERLEKGIIFDQVSFKYPGGGKRCILRDISLFIPKNKITAIVGISGSGKTTLLKLILGFYSPSSGNIYIDNLNMDQVIQNSWRDKIGVVMQNGYIFSGTIAENIALADPSPDMDKVRHAAMISCISEFVEELPQKYKTKIGKNGVDLSGGQKQRILIARALYKDPEVLLLDEATSALDANTEKVIVENLNSLFKDRTVVIIAHRFSTIKAADQVVVIDNGIITEIGTHRVLTESQGEYFKLVRNQLELA